Part of the Vigna angularis cultivar LongXiaoDou No.4 chromosome 1, ASM1680809v1, whole genome shotgun sequence genome, TAATTCTGTATACAGCAGAGAGAGCTTGGAGTCATGCCATGGAGAAAAGGCAGCTTCCAAATGGTCCAAATGCAAGTCAACGTATATATTTGATTGGTAGGTTGCGGAAAGCAGTAAAATGGGCTACTTTGTTTTCGCAATTGTGTGCTGTCAAGGCAGATTCTAGAACATCTTTGGAAGCTGAGGTGTGTCTTCTATTTCCCCATTTGGTTATGATTAGTTTACTGCAGTATTTTGTTCCCCTATCTTGGtgcaatttttttatgatcaaCTGCGTCGGAGGTGGTCAACATGCGAGCATTTTCAAATGTCcatatttccttttatttatggAATTATAtgccttttctttgtattttatttataaaaatgcttGGTTTGATCTTAATAGGTTGTAGtaagtagaaaaaaatataagatatcagCACACGgtcataaagaaagaaaaatattccttaagtttttttaaaatggtaaGTTTAATTCATTTCATCCAccaattacatttatttttcaatgttGTCCTTAAAATTACAGTTTagcattctttttttcttcattttttaacaCTATAAAATTTTGCTCCCTTAAACAAATTGAACTTACACATTATTAAGGTATGTGTTAGGGATTATCCTTAATAATATGCAATAAGCAGTGTTATAAACTGAAAAACAGTTAAGCCAGATGTTATTGGAATgagtaaataaatttaagtaatgTTAAAATGTATTGTACAATTTTGAATAGATAAGAAATTTGATATCATTGGTTTTACATGAATAATATTGTTTCAAACTGGGAACTCCTGCCACTTATTTCTAGGTAGCAACAATATTAATGCTAGTTTGGAAGTTtcacaataatttaaaatcaaaagaagTATATCAGAAATCGTATCGAAACCTACAGTAATTTACAggacataaaatatattttatccatCAAGACGTCTGCACTTTAATGGTTAGTTCCAATTTCATGTGTTTGTCctattctgattttttttttatttttttcatgattattaatcattttttaaattttttggggaattatgttttttaaaatgtaaatattatattccgttaataaaaaataaacattctttctctttttgtccACTGAATTTTAGGCTTATGAGTCCTATATGAAAGGGAGTTTGTTGTTTGAGCAAGATCAAAACTGGGACGTGGCTTTAAAGAACTTCAAAAGTGCTAGGTACGTTGATTCTGCTTCCATGATTAATCCTTATTGCCTTGAAGAAAAGATAAATACATACTCTTTGgtaaacaagataaaaaaaatggaacaaTCTTGTATTTGCTGGAAGGAGACAAatgatttgatattttatgttttctttcagCAGACACTTGTTTAATTTGTGACCAATTGATCTAGCATATTGGGATGCTTCTGTTTTTCTAGCTCACACTGCTTAAGTTTTTAACCATCTCCTTATTTAATAGGGCTGTATATGAGGAATTAGGGAAATATGGAGATCTGGATAACCAAGTTTTGTGTCGTGAACGAGTTGAGGAGCTAGAACCTAGTATCCGATACTGCCTTCACAAAATTGGCCAGTCAAATCTACAGGCCTCTGAACTTTTACAAATTGGTGACGTGGAAGGTCCTGCATTAGACCTTTTTAAAGCAAAACTAGAGGTTGGTATAAGTTCCTTTTATATGAATGGGAAAAAAGAAACAAGTAATATATATGCAAATCAATACATTCATATGGAAATGTTGCATTGAGACAAGATagacttttcaattttttcttgtcCAATGGAGGGACACAATCATGTTCAGATATGCtgttcttttaagttttgataaACTTTCTGAAATTATCTACCTTCACACTCAAGAACTTCTGAAGTCCTAATTTTTCACCAGAAAATTTAGCTGATGCTTGGTGACTTTACTTCAGGGTCCTTAGGTAGAAAGTTTTTGTATTTCCTGTGCATCATGCTTTCCTGTAATTGTTTGGTTGGAGGGAAATGAACGGTTAAAGTCACTCCCCACGTGTTCTGTCTCCAATATTAGTGTGATTTGGAGGGCACAGAAAGCAGTTTATAGATGTTGAATCATGTAGACTAAATTTCTCTGCGATTTTATTTTAACCCTCATCTCCATTACTATTTATGACAGTAGAACACTATATCATCCATATTTTCTATTCCCTCGCTTTGTGAACCAAACATGGTTTATCTTCTGTTTCTTGTGAACCAAACCAAACAAGGGGGCCTGTCATTCCCTCGATTAAAACCCCTCTGGTCCCCTTCTTACCCATCCATACTTTAAATGTATCATAGTATCtacttttttctattatttcatAGTACACCATTTTATGACTATccaattttattacttgaatCAGGTAGGGTACTTTTTTGAATTCACTCATTTATTTCCTATTGATAAAAGTACTGAATTGAATAATGTTTGTTTCAGGCTGTAATGGCTGAGGCAAGATCTCAACAAGCTGCTTCCATGACAGAATTCTTGTGGCTTGGCCACAGATTTCCTATATCAAATGCCAAAACAAGGGTTTCCATCCTGAAAGGTTGGTTGCTTTCTTCTCCTACAAATAATAGTCTTGTAATTTGGAAACAAAATTACATGTTGATTTTACTGTGACTTAACCTCAGCTTTGTCCCATCTCTTTTTCCATTCTACAAAATGGCATTAGTACCCTGCGGGAGATTCTTTCCTTTTTGTTGTGTTCTTTCATCTTGTGTGCTGTGGTGAAGTTATTTCACTGTTGCCCACACTAGATGGCCTTTCTCCCAATGTGAATACCAGTTATACTAATTTATGTGGGAACTAACATTGAATTGCAATCCTTTCTTCCAAGGCTTCATTTCACATTGCGAAAATTTTGTTGGAATAACTATTGggttattttctttctcttgtcCTTGATTTGATAAGTATATTTATCAATTCAAGAACATTACGTTTTGCATTATGGTGTGTATTTGGGGAGCTGAAttcatgatttttattttcatgtaaaaTGCATTCGTTTCTATAATTATGATTCATGAATAGGTAacagtttttcattttttttaaatgtagcCGGTTGTTTGATTTAAAGTatggtattttttttcctattgaTATACGATATCATGTAATGCTTCTATCTGAATATTTTCTTAGCTATATGTCTATATCAAGTAATTTTCCTATCTGCATATATTTCTCAGCTCAGGAGTTGGAGAAAGATATACATGGTCCATCGGCAGACTCAATTCCAGCAGACAAAAGACTAGTTATTTTTGACAAAATCTTTTCTGCATATCATGAAGCCCGAGGCTATATTCGGGCTGATTTGGTATGGGAAATTACTTACTGTTAACtaagaattataataaaagtcGTTTTACTCATTAGTATTGAATTTCTTTTCGTTTTAGGCCACTACAGGAAGTGCAGAAAGTGTGAAAGATGATTTGAATGGTCTGGATAAGGCTGTGAGTGCTGTACTTGGAGAAAGAACCATTGAACGCAACCTATTGTTGGTTAAGGTTGCAAAAAGCAAACTAGCAAAGCGGCatgatgataaaaatgaaaaagtcaCCAAACCTGAAGAGCTTGTTCGCTTATATGATCTCTTGCTACAGGTTGATATCCCTTTTTTGTTGTAAACTTGCATGAATTGAACAAATACTTCTTTGAACAACGGCTTTCAGGCTgctgcatttttattttatgtgctCATCGATTTGAAGTTCTATGCTAATATCAATCACTCATTTGGCAGAATACAGCTGATCTATCTGATTTAGTCAGTTCTGGAAGGGATAAAAAACCAGAAGAAGTTAGCTTTGCTGAAGTGTGTTCATGCAAAAGTTTGGCTTTTCGAGCTCAGAGGTTTCCTTCTTGGAGCAAATATTTTCGTACTGCTTTAGTTAATTGCTTATTAAATGCACACATGGGTACACACactatttgatatttttcttatacCTAGGATATTcaagtatatatttttagaataaatacGTACCCCAAAGTATTTGGGATTCTTTAAGAAGATAACACACTAATTACTGTTCACCCAAAGATCCGTGCTGTTCATCCCTTTTAAATTTGTTCTGGGCCGAAATCGGTGGACCTAAGTTCATTTCTTCGGCAAGTGGGTTGAGCTTAACTCAATTCAATGCCAAGAGATAGCTTGAGGAGGAGGATTGCCTATATTTTACAACAAATATTTTGGCCACATTCCTAACTAGTACCACCAACGGCTTCCCCCTCCCCTATCCCCGGAATTGGACACATGAAGTACAATGTTTGTGAGATAGAGCATCTATAGGTAGTCCAATGTTAAAACTGAATAGCCTCTTATGCCGTATTAGAGAACTGTTCATATACTtataaggaaagaaaataagGACAAATTTACAAGATTTTCCTATAAAGCAAAATTAACTTAtccaataaatttatttttaacttacgGGAGATCAAAttccattttttcttcaaatttctGTCTCCTTTGAGTTGTTATGGAAAAACTTATCCAAATAAGGCCTTATTCACTCCTTAGCTACCTCAAGGGATGACGATTGCCCAAACTCAATAAGTATGTATTGTTTTGCCTATATTTGTACTTGATGTTAGATCTTAACATCCCCCTTGACAAATATACTTTTAGATGATCACCTATCTTCTTAATGCTTTTAACTTGATGTATTAATATGTGCTCACAACTTACATGCAGGTGCTTTTATGTTGCGAAGTCATACAGTGTGGCTGAGATGAGGGCTGAAGCGTATGCATTGTACTGTCGTGCTCGCAATTTGGCTGATGATacattaaaaaagtttcaaatgTTAGATGGTGATAATAAGGTAATTCTAATCTTTTGTTTTCCCGGATCAGGATTGGGTAACTTGGACACCTAACTGATTAATGCTAGCATTATTGTTTGCGCTACAATCATTTTTCAGGAGGACAATTTTATCTAGTTGGGTGCTAAAGTTTTCCTTGGCTCATTTAATTCTTAACTTTTAAACACTTGGTAGATAGACCATGAAGTTgagtgaaattaaatattattaacgGGAGATAATTAATCAAGTAAACATAGGTATCTTGTATAATGATCAAATCATTATACAAAAGGCCTGTGTTATTGTTGCCCCCCACATTTGATTTGAAAGGCtgtgtattttctttatttttttcattgtttgttCGGTTTCACAGACTATGATTAAAGAGTTGGAGGACTTATGCAACGAGTGCCGATCTAACACTTGTATTGAGCATGCGTTGGGGATCATAGAGGAAACAAAGACTCAAGAGAATCTATCTGAAAAGGTCTCCAATATATCATTGACCGGAACTGAGCGGGTACATATGTTTCTACTTATACAATAATCCCTTTGTTTTTTTCTGTTCATGCATTATCATACGACGATGTTTTTTGATCCTATTGAATTTGTAATATCTCCGGAGTATCTGCTTGAGCATTTATTGATATATATGTTGTATGCTTGTTACAGTTGGAGAAATTCCTTCTTGAGAAACTTGAAGTTTATGAGTCTGCTGTGGGTGATTCAAATGTGAAGTGTACACCACGCATTACAGGCTTCCCCCCATCTTTCGAGGCAATTTCACGAAATCCTATTGTGCTGGATCTGGCTTATAACATGATTGAATTCCCAACTATTGAAAATAGgatgaagaaggatagaaaagCCAAGGGCGGCTTTATCAGTAGAATATTTGGATAGGTGTATTTGATTAGGTTTTTTGTTCTTCAAACTGAATAGTTTTTTACAACTGATCTTGTGGattcttttgttaaatattgTGAATTTTGAGATGTCTTGTACAAATTTTGGGAGGTCTAAACATTTTGAAGTGGAGACATGACTCCGATTTTGAGGGAAacatttaaacctaaaatttacTATACCCTTCTTTTTTAAGAAATGCAAACATAAGATATCAGAGTTGCCTTCGTATATTCAGCACAGCCTATTCGTGAGAGTGCAATATTTTAGGAGGCAGGTCTTCTGGAATTGTATGCGAAACTGTAGATGAGGGGATAGCACAAGGTCAATAAAAGTCCTTTTCAACCAAGCTAGAAAATGGTGAGAAAAACTGAGCTCTTATCAGCCTGTTGCAAAATCTGTACTAGGTTGTTGACTTCTGAAAAGACAGTGATAGCATTGACAACTCCTGTATATTTTGGCCACTACTGTACCAATTTCTAAGAAATCTGAAAGTACTTACCTATTCCATACCGCATGCCATTGTTAATATTAATGGCCTAGTTTTAGTTGGTGTCGGGCACGTAGTTTGGCTAAACGGGACATTGCGGCATATCCAAGTTGATTTTACATTTGCCGTACTTGTAGAACATTCGCGGACGCTCAGCGTATGTCAAACAGAAACGGAACCGTTTCGCATGCACGTTGCCTGTTTCAAGCAAAGGCTGTGctgaatatattttttcctcTAGTTTGAATGCTTCGAATTTCAGCCGTAAGTATGAGTGTTCTTTATTTATTGTAGATACATGCAATACGTGTTCAGAGTGAATATGTTGTAGCTTTGTATGGAAAAACATACAGGTGGAACGAGTAGAAAATCTAACTTGCATAGCTTAGTTCTGGTTATGCATCATACACGGACGATTCATTTCTGATTTGTGAAATGTATTTCTAATCTACTGACACTTTTAGAGGTCCTACGATGATTGAGAATCATGACATAGCTTGACATGTTAAAAAAAAGgttggaaaataaaattattgttttaatgatCTTAGTTAAAAGTAGTATCAAGTGAGTTGAACTCAAatgacatatatataattttaatgaattctttaaaaaaaaactatctaaGACCGACTTAGATTATTGTAATAATAACGACAAACATAACATTATAACTACAACAATGACAAATAAAGGTCATTATATACTTGAAAGTTATACtatataaaagagattcattaaTGAGGTCATTATATACTTGAAAGTTATACtatataaaagagattcattaaTGAGGGAagattgttaaaaataaaataagtttcaatctaagttttatattgtttaaaaataataaaattaaagaccatatataaaagaaaatttatagaCTCATTATCTTAATTTTGTAAGTTAAAAAAAGTTCATCAAAACGGAACTACAAAACAACAATGTAGTATAGCTTATTTATGAACTAATTGAATTGACATGTCATGTGTCAACTCTAaataatttgttgattaaattatagataatttgttgattaaatatatagcttatatatatatatatatatatatatatatatatatatatatatatatatatatatatatatatatatatatatatatatatatatatatttaaaatacgCATGTTTTCCTAAATATATGGATGACGCTGAATGAAGTTAACTTAGGATATTACCATTTGTGTCCTCTTATtgcattttaataaaatgtactCTACTCGGATTTACATTCGCCTCAGTGATAactatgaatattttaaaacaattgagaaaacattaattataagtaagttgataaaattctaattataatatatacacCAATTATAAGTActgctttttaattttttttttaatctttcttcTATAAGactattttctaattattcttGCATtgattttttactaaaatactcgtattttagtttatgataataaatattattttaattttggtgtCGATCCATTAACCACTTTGTTTATATTTgagatatacatatataaataataagataataattagGCATAAGTGTAGTCTTTTTCCCCTGGCAAGGAAGGATGCTCCTCCCAATTTCACGTGCAGCATTAAAGAATAATGTATATTATGAAAGATGAAATGAATCCATTTTAATGCACCAGTAATCAGAGCAGACCAAAGTCATAAAAACGGTGGATGCATGCACGCACCACCAAAACCCATGGCTGAGAGCGACACGTGTCTCCTATGCCACGTCGTTTTGTAGCATTTCAATCCACACAAAAAAGAAACATCGTTTTTGCAACAATCCatgtaagaaaacaaaaaagggCGCGTGAAATTTCAGTGAACGACAGAGATGAAATATCGCAAAGCGAACCCTCTTAACCGTCTTCTTTCTTTCCCTCCaaatgttaatataaataatattcattaatttcttttttcactttCGCGTTCTCTCtcattctcttttttctttctctcttggAAACCAACCGTTATAGCGATCCCTTTCTCTGCCAATTCGAGCACGATTTCTGAAAAAAATGCATTTCGCGAATCTCGATGACACTCCGATGTTCCGTCAACAGGTTATTCTCTCGCTCTTCCGTTCCgttgattgtttttgttgttttacgTGGTGTCTTCGTTGGTTTGGTAGCTATTGCGCATTCTGCATCTCGCGATATTTTATGTGACggtttttgtttaaattaatgaaGACGTGTTGTGTTGGTTGTTGAAAGTGTTGAGAACGTGTTTCGTGGTTGGTAGAGAAAAATAAGGTGGTGAATTGATAAATCGTGTGGCTGGTTGTGGATGCAGATGCAGTGTTTGGAGGAAAGTGCAGAATCGTTGCGTGTGAGATGCTGCAAGTTCTATAAAGGATGTCGAAAGTATATGTGAGTTTTATTCGCATTCTTCTCGTTGTTAATTTGAATTTGGACGTTTGTATAATGTTTggataaactttttattttcttgtagaAAAAAGTAGATAAGCTAAGATGAATTTAGCTTCTTCCATTGGCTAAAATTAACTATGCATTATGATGGTTGGAAGGTGTGGAGAAATAGTATTTTGATGGAGTGGTAACCATTTTCTTGTTTGGTGGGCAGTGACGGAGTTTCAAAAACTAATTTACTTTAGtgtctttaattttaaagttcGAAACATAAAtaagagtattttaattattatagtaaGTATATTTTAACTAATCTTCCTCACTTTTTAAAACTTCCCAATATCGGGAGGACGGAGAATTAGACGAGAAgaaattttacttttcattcGTTCCATTTTTCTGCAACCatacattataataaattatcatagAGAAGTTTACTCATACATAACTTTAGTTCTCTAGGTTTTATCTTTGGATAACTTCGGAATAACGGTTAGAAATAAGTGAAGTTTTCAGCACAACTAGGTAATCATTATACTCATACCTAATAAGGCATCTACctcaatcaatttaaaattaaaatataaattaagaaaggGCAAACTACCATGATAAGCTTCCTTTAACTCATTTCCACTCTGGGAACTGCATGTTGAAACTTGAAACCTGCAAGGCCTCATGATAGTACAACGATTACTTCTCTTTTTCATCAGAGGCCCATAACGTTAAGTGTTGTAAGCCACTAAACagtttaacataatttagagAAAGGGTATGGTTGTTTAAATTCTGTCATGtttctatcttttatttaatacatGCCGTTATTCAAACAacactagttttttttttttgtcttggtTGTTGAAGTTGTGATAAGTATGACAGTAATCAAGCAAATGTGCTAAGAGCGAAGAATTACCTTATACTGAGATTCTTATATCATGGTTCTATCCTAAAAGTTTTCAAACAACCAAGTAGTTAAAAACTCTATCTTGTGTTGATTGCTTCATGGTTTAACCAAGATATTTTAAAGCATATCTAAAAAAATTTTGAGCTCAATATAACTATGGcaatttttcaacttttggATGTACGTGTAAAAGTATGACCAAACAGAGTGACCGCATAAGGTCTTTAGTTTTCAAGTTGTATCAGAAAATAGAGCTGGAACTAGGAGAAAG contains:
- the LOC108321569 gene encoding uncharacterized protein LOC108321569, which codes for MGKESQVSAMEIDAPKRDSSDQIVPKFSVNVLQLLKSAQMQHGLRHGDYTRYRRYCTARLRRLYKSLKFTHGRGKYAKRTITESTVSEVRFLHLILYTAERAWSHAMEKRQLPNGPNASQRIYLIGRLRKAVKWATLFSQLCAVKADSRTSLEAEAYESYMKGSLLFEQDQNWDVALKNFKSARAVYEELGKYGDLDNQVLCRERVEELEPSIRYCLHKIGQSNLQASELLQIGDVEGPALDLFKAKLEAVMAEARSQQAASMTEFLWLGHRFPISNAKTRVSILKAQELEKDIHGPSADSIPADKRLVIFDKIFSAYHEARGYIRADLATTGSAESVKDDLNGLDKAVSAVLGERTIERNLLLVKVAKSKLAKRHDDKNEKVTKPEELVRLYDLLLQNTADLSDLVSSGRDKKPEEVSFAEVCSCKSLAFRAQRCFYVAKSYSVAEMRAEAYALYCRARNLADDTLKKFQMLDGDNKTMIKELEDLCNECRSNTCIEHALGIIEETKTQENLSEKVSNISLTGTERLEKFLLEKLEVYESAVGDSNVKCTPRITGFPPSFEAISRNPIVLDLAYNMIEFPTIENRMKKDRKAKGGFISRIFG